CTACTGCTCCTAATTGTCCACAAATTTTTTGGCCTTTAGCTAGTGCGTCAGTAAGGCTACACTGCGCTCAGTTGGCGGCTTCTAAGCAAACTATTAATGATTTGCTCCAAGCAATTACTCTGGTTAAACAATTACCAGAAAATCATCCTTTGCGGGGCGAAATTAATCGTCTTTTAGAGGAATGGTCACGGGATGTTCTCAGGTTGGCGGATGAGAGTTTCCAAGCGGGGAATTTGGAGGAAGCGATCGCTACAGCCCGAAAAATTCCTACTGACGTGAAGGTTAGTGAACTAGTAGAAGAGCAAATTCAAAAGTGGCAAACGATTTGGTCAAAGGCGGAAGGAATTTACCAAGAAGCAGAAAAAGAATTGCGCCAACGACATTGGCAATCAGCTTTTATGCTCACGGCTAGATTGCTACGGGTCAATAATAAATATTGGGCAAGCACTAAATATGATCAATTAAATAACATTATTGTTACGGCGCGAGAAGATGGGGATAAACTTTACAAAGCAGAAAATTTAGCAAATAATCGCAATTTAGATAGTTTACTTAAAGCTATTAAACTGGCTGAAACGATTAAACCAGATAGTTATCTGTATCAAAAAGCCCAAGAGTTAATATCTGGGTTTGCTAGAAAAATGCTCAAATTAGCACAGGCTAAAATGAAAGAGCGAAATGCTGATCAAGCCTTGGAAATTGCCCGACAAATTCCCCCCATTCCTGAATTGCAAGCTGAAGTTGATGATTTTATGGTTTTGGGTGAAGCCCAAAGAAGTGCTTTTATTGGGACTACGGCTGGGTTAGAAACGGCTATTTCTCAAGCTCAACAAATAGATGCTTCTAGGGATATTTATAATGAAGCACAACAATTAATTGCCCGTTGGCAATTAGAAATTCAAGATGTTTCTCGGTTAGAAAAAGCTCGGAATCTCGCTAGTCAAGGCACTGTTAATGATTTAACAGCAGCGATTTCGGAAGTACAATTAATTCCTGGGAATAATCCCCGGGCTACAGAAGCCCGTCAAGAAATTGGTCGTTGGCGTGGCCAGGTGGAGTCTATTGAAGATAGACCATATTTAGATCGGGCGGAACAAATAGCTATTAACGAGGATGTTATCTCATTACAAACAGCGATCGCTGAACTTAATCAAATTCGCTCTGGACGAGCATTATATCCAGAAGCCAAAAAAAAGATTAGGCTATGGACAGCCAAAATTGAGCGCATTCAAGATCAACCGTACTTAGATCAAGCCAGGGCATTAGCCGACAGTGGTAATTTGACAACGGCTATTAGTGAAGCTCAAAAAATCGCCTCTTCAGGACGCGCTTTATCTAGTGAAGCTCAATCCTCCATAGATACTTGGCAAGACCAAATTCGCGCCAAAGAAAGTTGGCAAAAAGCCAAGCAAGTTGCAGTTACTGGCACACCAGAAGCTTTAGTTCAAGCTATTCAGTTGGCAAATCGGGTATCTAGTCGTAACACTTTGCGTTTAGATGTCAATATTGCCATTGACCAATGGAGTCAACAATTGTTGCAAATGGCACGTTCTCAAAGTGAGGTTGATGTTGCCAAAGCCATTGATACAGCTAATTTAATTCCTCGTGGTAGTAGTGCTTATACTGATGCTCAAGAACAAATTAGAACTTGGCAACAATTTATGATTCCCAAATCAGCGCCCAGTCCTTCTGTAGAATCTACACCAGAGGAAACACCAGCAGTTCAAAAAACTCAGCCTTTAACAATCCCTAATTAGGGCTTGCGGATAGCAGGAGGTAGGGGCGCAGGGCCTGCGCCCATCCAGAGGTTAGGAGAGGCAAGAATAGTCTCTGTATAGCAAAATTGATAAGTACTTAAAACTCAAACCTCAGTGCGTCTTTGCGCCTTTGCGTGAGACTAAAATTCATACCCTTAATCAGCAACGCCCCCATCCCCTGTTATCCCTTCCCCAATTCCTGAGCGCGTTCTTTCGAGGCTTTAACAGCTTCGATAACAGCGGAACGAAAACCAGCTTTTTCTAAGGTGCTGACACCGGCAATAGTTGTACCACCGGGACTGGTAACTTGATCTTTGAGTTCGGCGGGGTGAATTTTGGTTTCTTGTACCAGTTTTGCTGTTCCTAAAACTGTTTGTACAGCTAGTTGTTTAGCGATCGCCCTTGGTAAACCCACAGCCACACCCCCATCAGCTAAGGCTTCAATCATCAATGCCACATAAGCCGGGCCACTACCGGATAATCCTGTCACCGCATCCATCAGGCTTTCCGGTACTTCCACTACTTCCCCCACAGCGGTAAAAATCTGCTGTGCTGTTTGTTGGTGATGAGGATGAGTATAAGCACCTAAAGAAATTGCTGTTATTCCTGCACCCACTGTAGCGGGAGTATTCGGCATAGCGCGAATTATGGGAACTTGAGGAAAAGCTGCTTCTAATTGTTTTAAAGTTACCCCCGCTAGTATGGAAATGATCAGGGGTGAATGTTCTGTTGGTAGGATATCTGCTAATTCTTGGGCTACAGCCGTAAATATCTGGGGTTTGATTGCCAACATCACCGCTGTTTTCGCTGCCCCTAACACTAGACTATTATCCGTTGTCACAACTACCCCATATTTCTGTTCTAAATAGCTGCGGCGTTCAGCTTGGGGTTCACTGACAATGATTTCTGCGCCTTGATAAATGCTACTTGTAATAAGGCGGGATAATAGAGCTTCTCCCATTACCCCACCGCCAATTAAGCCAAATTTTATATTCATTTCATTAGTCACTAGTGGTCAATTAATTGTCAGAACTAATGACTAATTTACCTTACTGTGCCATCCGAGTGGGTTCATTTCCCCAAGCGGTCGTTGCTGCTGTAGCTGCGGGACGGGCGGGACGGGCTTGGTTGATAGGTACTTCATGTATCAAACCGCCTTGAGTGCTAACTTGCACGCAACTGGGGGTAAACAAGAAGATACTTTCACCAATTCTTTCTTGATGTCCGTCTAACGCATAAGTACCACCAGCAACAAAGTCAACTGCACGTTGAGCTTGATCAGGGTCCATAATGGTCAAGTTCAATACTACTGATTTGCGCTCCCGGAGGGCTTGAATCGCCTGGGGCATTTCTTCAAACGTGCGAGGTTCAAGGACTAGAACTTCAGAGATTCCATTAATTGCGCCTGGCATACCAATAACGTTACTCATAGGTTTAGATACTGTTGCAGCTACTTCTTCTGTACTGTTAGGTTGATTTTCCCGCCAACGCCGATTTGGAGGAGTAGTTTCCTGTGGGGCTGGTTGGGGATTTTCCTGTTGATAGATATTCTGATAATTATTGGTTGTATCAGCTTCTTCTTCGTAGTATTCGTATTCTACCTGTTCATTCAACCCTACAAAATCCCTGAGTTTAGAAAATATATTGCTCATGTTGTATGCTCCCAGATTAAAATTCCCCTAATTTTCCTGGCTATAAGTTACATTAAAGTTCCTTCTAGGCAGTAGTCGTAACTATAGTAGATGTTTGACGTAGCAATCGTACTACTGATTTTACCCTTTAGTACAAATTCCCAATTATTAACAGATATTGATGTTAACGCCTGCACATTAACGAATCTGTAACATTGAGTTAAAATTGTAGCCTAACGATCATTAAAAATAAAGGGGGGTATGACCACCTTTGCAATTAAGAATTACTTATGAGAGTATTATATTTTTTGACAATTATCAATACTTGGTAGTAAATTCGCAAACGATTGTTAATCATGCCGTCTGGAAGTATGACTACAGCTATGTCTAAGCTCGTTCACCAAACAAAATTGTACCTAATCGTACCATTGTTGCTCCTGCTTGCACTGCCAATTGGTAATCCCCAGACATACCCATTGATAATTGCTGCATGGTAATATTTGGCCAATTTTGTGATTGGATGGTTTGTGCTAATTCATACGTAGTATTAAATACTGTTAAAATTTCTGCATCCGCCAACCCTTGAGGCGGAATTGTCATCAAACCTTGAATTTGTAGATTTTGACATTGGTTAAGCGCTGCTAAGTCCGCCAATAATTCTGGAACCATCCAACCAGATTTATTTGCGTCGGGGAGAATTTTGACTTGTAAGCATACCTTTGGATTCACTCCCAGTTCTGCCGCTAGGATATTTAAGCGTTGTGCCAGTGGCAAGTTATCAACGGAGTGAATCCATGAAAATAGTTCTAAGGCTTTTCTCGCCTTATTGGTTTGGAGATGTCCAATCAAGTGCCAGGTAATATCCGCTAGATCTTGCAATTCGGCTTGTTTACTGGCAGCTTCTTGGATGCGACTTTCAGCAAAATCACGAATTCCTGCGGTGTATGCTTCCCGCATTAATTCAGTAGATACTCTTTTCGTAACAGCAATCAACCTCACTGTAGATGGGAGTGAGGCGTGTATGTGGGTAAGGCGTTGCCTAATGTGAGCGGAGCGATCGCTAATTAAACTACTCATTGGAATGTGCGCTGAAATACACCTTGAAGTTGCTCGTACTCCTGAGAATTACCACTGCGGCGCAAAGTCCGTAAGCGATTTTCCAGCATCATCCTAGCCTCAGTCCGGCCAATTGGCTGAAATTTCAGGACTTTAAGCTCAGTTGTTACCAAAAAAAATAAACGTTGGGCGTAGAGTGTGGTAAACAGATCCTGGTTCTCATCAACCATACAGATCCTATAGAGTAAACCCCAAGTTGGATGATTTATGTAAGTTTCTGAGTTTTCTGGATTCATTTCCTAGTCAAGGTGGGGAGTATATGTAGCCGAGGACGGGGAACAGGCATTAAAAGTCATGAAGGCAAATCAGTGTGATGATAACTGGATGTTTTCATGCAACTGACAACCGCTATAGCTTGTTCTGCAATTTACTAACATTCAGAGGATAGTATATCCCTTCCGCCAAATTTTTCGTTGACAGTGCGAAACTAACAATCTTCTTGACGGGTTCTTCTGCAAAACAACACCCTTACAAGTCTGTGATGTTGCACAGGCTTCTTTCCATCCTGCCACAATTCTCCCCCAACGGCGCAAAGATGGACATTTATCTAGCCGGCATATAGTATTTCAGGGATAAAAGTCTTGTACTGTATGACACTTCTGTAGAATCATAAAAAATAGTAATAATTTTGTCATTCGCATGAAAACTACTTGATTATTAATTTTGATGCTATATAGTAGAGAAGTGTCTTAGTATACAAATATATGAACGTCTACCATCGCAAGCTTTACGCTTTGTTGCAAGAGTCAACAAATGCTATTCAGCCACCTGCAATTCTGGAAAAGTTACAATGTTTACAATCACATAAAGAAAATTTGCAGGATTGGTGGTGCTGTTTAGGTAAACAGGCTAGTGATATTAGCAGTTCATCTGATCAAGTGAACCTAAACACACATGATAAATCTGGTAATAGCGTGTTTCATTTGCGTCATCCTATCAGCGCACAATCCAAGACTGTTACAGCACCTGATCAGAGTGCAATGGTTAAAATTAGTCAAATAGTCCAACAAACAGATGATGTAGAAAAAGTATTTTGGTGGTTTTGGCGGTTTTATCCAGAGATGCTGGCAAATAATGCACCAGAAGCATTGTTGATTCCATCTAACAGAGTTCTTCCAGATTCTCCAGTACATAGTTACAAAAGCACAGTTTCTGCATTAGTAGGTGCAATGTTTCCGTCCGACTGGCGCTCAGAATCAGAAAAACCTGAACATCCCTATCCCTATCCCTATCTACTGCTATTCACTTTTTCGCCAGTACAGGAGTTTATTAAATCATCACGCAAATTCTTAGATTTCTGGGCAGGTTCTTATCTGTTGCACTATCTTAGTGCCAAACTATGTTGGTATGTTGCCGAAAAATATGGACCCGATGCTGTAATAACTCCATCCTTGTGGAGTCAGGAGATTATTGATGCTTTTATAGTCAAGAAGTATCCAGATATGAAAGGAGAGTTTAAACATACTTCTAATAGGACAGATCCTGTAAATCTATTTAATCAATCTCAATCCACTTCTCTTTCAACAGCAGGGTTTCCTAATGTTATCACAGTGTTAGTACCAGGGAAAGAAGCTGCTAAAGAATTGGGTAAAGAACTGAATGAACAATTAGCAAAGGAATGGCAAGCGATCGCTCACCCAATCCGCTCTAATATTAAAACTAAGGTGATTGAATGGTTGACTCAACCAAATAATTTAAAGTCTCTTGAAGCTGAAGCTACAGATGCTGACCTGAGAGATTTACAAAAATGGCAGCAGCATGGCTGTTGGGAGTGGAATAAACTTTGGGATGCTCAGATAAATAATACTTGGGAGAGTTACTGGACTGCTGTGCCATTGGGTAATCCAGAGCAAGCACTGGAGATTTCTAAAAACCAAGATGGTTTTAATATTGATTGGATAGAAGCAACAGAAGCGATCGCTCCTTCACGTCATGATAACCCTACTCCAACAGAGGCTGAAAAACAAGCCTATCAATCACTAAATGTTGGGACTTGGTGGGCAAATGTGCAATCTCGACTGGGTAAGTTAATTCAATCAGTCAAGAATACCCGCAGATGGAGTTTACCAGTTTCTCCAGGAGAACGTTCTACCCTTTCTGGTCAATTCAGTGCAGTGCATCCTAATTTACTTTATAACGAGCAGTTTCGTGAAGGTGGCGGATTATCTTCAGGGTCAATGGGTCTGTTTTGGCGGCTGATGTCTCTAGTATATCCAGGTTTGTTTAATGGTTCAGAAAAGCTAAATGCTATTGAACTAACTAAACGCATGGCTTGGGGATATGGAGGTGTTGCAGAATCTTTAGGAATTCAAGTAAATTGTAAAGACGAAGAAATCGACCATGAAAAATTAATTCGCTTTCCTAATTTAAGTTCTATTGCTGCTGCTAGATTCGCTCATGATCATCCAAGTAAAGTTAATGGTTATTGGGATTATCTCGATAAGTTAATTCAGCAAGAATTCTTACCAAAACAACACCATAAATTTGATTATCGTACTCGCCGTCGTCCCTTCCATATTTATAAAACTGATGAAAAAATAAACCCTGACAATCGAGATGGTCAAGACTACAACGGTGTCATGTTTTCTAGTAAGTGGCTATCTGAAGATATGGGCTTGCAAGATAAAGAAGAAATTAAAACTTTACGGAGTTTAGTAGAACAAGCACATAAACAAAGTGGTTTTAGTGATGGAAGTCCTTCTGATTGGTGGGTAATTGTTCTTGCTGATGGCGATAATATGGGTAAGTACGTTTCAGGTGCAAAACTTGAAAATTATGATAAATATATCGTTGAAGACGCAGTAGATAAAAATAATTTAAATAATGAAAATTGGTTAAAATTGCTCGATACTAAAAAACGTATGGGTCCAGCCACGCACGTAGGACTAAATCGTGCTTTATTAGATTTTTCCAATCGCCTCGTACCTTATCTGACAGAAAAGCGTTTTTGTGGCAAAGTTATCTACAGTGGTGGTGACGATGTTATGGCAGTTTTACCTCTGGAAGATTTGCCTGAATATCTGCTATCACTACGAGCAGCTTGGTGTGGAGGTAATGACCCGTACAATGAGTTTAAAAATGAAGGCGGTTACTGGATTCCTCAATCAAATATACCGGGAATATCTAATCGTCCTCACTTTACTATGGGTGCAGGAGCAACAATGAGCATAGGTGTTGTTATTGCTCACAAAAGCGTACCTTTACCTACAGTTTTAGAAAATATTTGGGAAGCAGAAAAAGAACGAGCGAAAAAGCTACCAGATAAAGATGGTTTGTGTTTTCGCGTCATTTATGGCGGTGGAAATACTCTAGAAGCTGTTATGAAAGGTGAATTATTAGAATCTTGGTACGGGTTAGTTAATTCACCATCAGAGGAATTGAGTCCATTGCTTTTGCGACTAGCAGAAGAATTACCTCGCCGCGCTGCTGTAACTGAGAATTGCCAACTATTTGGTAAAGCAGCCAATGTAATTATGAATCGGCGAGATGAAAGCAAAAAACTCGATAATTTTCCTTCTATAGTTACTTGGCTAAATAAATGGGAAGATTGGGTTAAAAGATTAGAAAAAGAAAAACAGGCTCTTGCGTCTCTTTTATGGTGATTGAGGATTGATGATAACAAAACCCTTACGGGACAAGGGTTATAAACAATTATTTCCATATTTTCAATGAAATGCCTACAGAATAAGGCTTTCAATGATTTTGAACCAGGTTTTCCATAAAAATAACCGAAGAACCGAAAAACAAACTGGTACTCAACCTGAAGACTTAGGAAACATATTGCGCTTTAGTGCCTTTTGGGTAGACAAAATGGTGCAACGTCAAAATTGGGGGAAATCTAATATTCAGGAGAGTAACTAATGTACTGGTATTCTATTGAACCACTGGATGTATTGTTATTTCGGGAAGCCAAACCCTTTAGTCCCAGTGAAGGTTCTTGGGCTAAAGGGCAATTTCCACCATTACCAATTACAGTGTTTCAATCACTGAGATCAGCCTTAGAGCAGTATCAACAAAAGAATCGTGATTTAGAATTTCTCGGCTCGTTTTTATTGGATCAAGACGATAATTTGTGGTTGCCAACACCCAAGGATTTACTAGCAGTCTCTAAGCGGAGAATTAATGAAGAAGCAGGAGGAGATGACTTAGATGAAAAAACGAATGATTGGCATAGAATCGAACGTTTACAGCCTATAGAGGAAAAAGTTCGGAAATACATTCCTTTTGACTCTGATGAACTCAAACCAATGGTGACACCATCTATTAAACCAGATGAGTTTATATGTGGAAGACCTCAACCTTGGATTAAAGCTGATGCTTTGATTCAGTATTTGCAGGGAGAAACCCTCACCAATTCCAAAGATTTTCATGAAGATCCTTGGAGTGTGCAAATTTTACCGCATATTCGTATGCAGTCTGGTACTAGACAAGTACGAGATGAGGAAGGCTATTTTACTGAGGTAGCCATACGTCTACGTTCTGGATGGAGATTAGTGGCTGCTATAAGTGCAAAGTTGGAACAAATGGTGGTGCGTTTAGGTGGTGAAGGACATCGGGCTTTAATTTCATCTCTGCCAGATTTTCAGCCGTGGCGAAACTTAGCAACTTATGAACAACCAAAAGATGGGAGTAATTTTGCTTATTTGCTGACTCCTGGAATAGCAGAGAAACAGCCGGCATTGTATGGAGTTTATCCAATTAATTGGCAAGAGAATTTAAGCGGATGTGTGAGCGATCGCCCTTTATTGTGGGGTGGTGTATCTACTATCCAACGCAAGGAACAAGATAAGGAATTTGCCCTGCTTCCACAACGGGCATTTGTACCACCAGGAACGGTATATCTGTTCCCTTGGGGAACTAACGTAGCCATGAATGATAAAGGTGATACCGCGAGTGCAACTTTTAAGAGTTTACTACAACAGCAAACAAGTTGGCAGCTAGGTGGACAAGAAAGCCTGGGTAGGGGTTTTGTAGAACTTTGGAGTAACTAGGAGTAACCAATAATGTTAACTTACGATCCGCGCACCATTTCCACACACGTCTATCAAAGCTTAAGTAATTTACAACAGGATACAATTAACCAAGCTGCCCAGAAAGAGCAGAAAAGTCAAGCTGTAGAACTTTACACCTATATAGCTACTTGGGGGTTACTGCGACTCAAGGCTGAAGAGTTTGCCCTTAGTCAAAACAGCAAAAAAGATGTGGTGAAATGCTTTTTTCAAATATTAGGAAAAATAGCTTTTCCAGAGAAACCAGATCATTTCTTAGAACGACAAGGTTTAAATAATCTTACTAAACGTGGTGATTCTGAATCTTTCAATGCGTCTGAGTATTTAGGTCTAACTGGGCTGGCGCTGCAAATTGCCCGTGAGTTTGCTTTCTGGGCAGAAGCAGTTTATCCAGATGTCCAGCCAACACATAACCAAGATACTACTGCGGGATAATACACTGGGAGAATTACTGATGACAGACTCTTATCACTCATGGGAAAAACCTAAGCTAAAACAACCGAGAAATAAAATTTCTGCTGGTAATACTGATGGAGATGGTAATATTATTAACAATCTATCCCAACCATCTCCTTGGCTTGATCATCCAGATTTACCAGATAAACTATCTCATAATAATGCTAGTTTTGTTGAGTATCTGCGATGGATGCGAGTTAAATCTGGCGATGGAACTATAGACGGCGGCACAATTTTGGAGCTTTTTCAAGAATTTAAAAATAATGATGTTTCTAAGTCTCTGAGTCGTCTAACAAGTAGGACAAAAAAGTTATCTCATGAATGGTTTGAAGTAACTTGCCCGTGGCGGATTAGAGTAGGCGGGACAAAAGGTCCAGAATCAATGCTATTGCCAGCTTTTGATGCCTTGGGAATGCCTTATATTCCTAGCAGCACACTCAAGGGTGTAGCACGAGCGATCGCTATGCAAGATCCCAATTTTACTGAGGAGCAAATTAAACATATTTTTGGTGACATCAACCCAAATTCAAGTATGGGTTTAGTCATTTTTTTAGATGCTTATCCACTGCCTGGAGAGGATAAGCAAGGTGGCTTGAGTCCCGATATGGCTAACTCTATTTGGAAATGGGATAGGACGACACCACCAGAGTACAATACTAACCCAAATGTTTTTATATCTCTAAAAAAATCTACTTTTGTAATTGGTCTGCGTCAAGGCAATGACTGTTATGAAGAAATTTTCAACCAAGTCATCGTATGGTTGAAAAGAGGGTTAGGATACGGTATTGGTTCTAGAGTCAATACTGGATACGGCTCATTAGATGTTAAAGATGAGAAACCAAAGAGAAGGTTAAGAATATTAGCAGTTATTTTTAAACTCAAAGGGCAGTTAATTCATGGAGGACAAAAATTTACAGCATGGCGACCAAAAGATGATGGAGGATGGAAACCTCCAGGAAAAGCTTTAGCAGAAGTTCGTCCTACAGCTTTTCGTTCAACAATGCGTTATTGGTTTCGAGCATTAGCTTTAGGGGTCTTATCGAATAATCAGGAAATACGAGATTTAGAGTTGGAAATTTTCGGTGATATCGAACCAAAACCACATACAGGATTATTTAGATCAGAAATAACAAATGGAAGAAACCAGGAAAATACTAAAAAAAATGAGAATTATAGTTTGGCTGAAGGTGAGTTAATTTTACATCATTCTTCCCAAACTATAAGTTTATTAGAAAACAAAAAACAAGCTTTAGAACAATTATTACAAAACCTCACTTGGTTGATGTTTCATTTAGGAGGAGTAGGACAGGGTTCACGAAGACCTTGTTATTCTCGCCAAAATCGTTCCAATCCACCTTGGTGGCGTGGTGCAAGCCTAACAGTAATAAGTAAAGATGACTTCTGGAAGATTCCTAACAACTTAAATGAACTAAAACTGATATTCAGGTTAAGATTACAAGGTTTTTACACGGCTTTACAACAATTTAGGGAAAAGGAAGAAATTAATTATCATCATCCCCGGTCGATACTTACACCTACACCGCAAACTTGGGCAGAAGTAGTTGATAGCAACTGTCGAATTGTTTGTGTTACTGGCAGTACAGAGAAGAATAAACTCTTTGCCTTAGCCAAGTTACATGAAATAGAGTATCAAGGCAGAAGATACCATCGGCATCTATGCGGTTCAACGGCAAAACCATCTCCTGTATGGATTGCAGAAGTAGGAAATTTTCAAGTAGTTACTATTTTTGGGGTAAATGAAGATTCAGACAATCCCCGAAAACAATATCTGGACAAATTGCAAGAGCAAGCAGGCTCAAATTACTCTGAGATTTGG
The DNA window shown above is from Anabaena sp. WA102 and carries:
- the proC gene encoding pyrroline-5-carboxylate reductase, yielding MNIKFGLIGGGVMGEALLSRLITSSIYQGAEIIVSEPQAERRSYLEQKYGVVVTTDNSLVLGAAKTAVMLAIKPQIFTAVAQELADILPTEHSPLIISILAGVTLKQLEAAFPQVPIIRAMPNTPATVGAGITAISLGAYTHPHHQQTAQQIFTAVGEVVEVPESLMDAVTGLSGSGPAYVALMIEALADGGVAVGLPRAIAKQLAVQTVLGTAKLVQETKIHPAELKDQVTSPGGTTIAGVSTLEKAGFRSAVIEAVKASKERAQELGKG
- a CDS encoding cell division protein SepF; this encodes MSNIFSKLRDFVGLNEQVEYEYYEEEADTTNNYQNIYQQENPQPAPQETTPPNRRWRENQPNSTEEVAATVSKPMSNVIGMPGAINGISEVLVLEPRTFEEMPQAIQALRERKSVVLNLTIMDPDQAQRAVDFVAGGTYALDGHQERIGESIFLFTPSCVQVSTQGGLIHEVPINQARPARPAATAATTAWGNEPTRMAQ
- a CDS encoding YggS family pyridoxal phosphate-dependent enzyme; the protein is MSSLISDRSAHIRQRLTHIHASLPSTVRLIAVTKRVSTELMREAYTAGIRDFAESRIQEAASKQAELQDLADITWHLIGHLQTNKARKALELFSWIHSVDNLPLAQRLNILAAELGVNPKVCLQVKILPDANKSGWMVPELLADLAALNQCQNLQIQGLMTIPPQGLADAEILTVFNTTYELAQTIQSQNWPNITMQQLSMGMSGDYQLAVQAGATMVRLGTILFGERA
- the pipX gene encoding transcriptional coactivator PipX; translated protein: MNPENSETYINHPTWGLLYRICMVDENQDLFTTLYAQRLFFLVTTELKVLKFQPIGRTEARMMLENRLRTLRRSGNSQEYEQLQGVFQRTFQ
- the cas10 gene encoding type III-B CRISPR-associated protein Cas10/Cmr2, with translation MNVYHRKLYALLQESTNAIQPPAILEKLQCLQSHKENLQDWWCCLGKQASDISSSSDQVNLNTHDKSGNSVFHLRHPISAQSKTVTAPDQSAMVKISQIVQQTDDVEKVFWWFWRFYPEMLANNAPEALLIPSNRVLPDSPVHSYKSTVSALVGAMFPSDWRSESEKPEHPYPYPYLLLFTFSPVQEFIKSSRKFLDFWAGSYLLHYLSAKLCWYVAEKYGPDAVITPSLWSQEIIDAFIVKKYPDMKGEFKHTSNRTDPVNLFNQSQSTSLSTAGFPNVITVLVPGKEAAKELGKELNEQLAKEWQAIAHPIRSNIKTKVIEWLTQPNNLKSLEAEATDADLRDLQKWQQHGCWEWNKLWDAQINNTWESYWTAVPLGNPEQALEISKNQDGFNIDWIEATEAIAPSRHDNPTPTEAEKQAYQSLNVGTWWANVQSRLGKLIQSVKNTRRWSLPVSPGERSTLSGQFSAVHPNLLYNEQFREGGGLSSGSMGLFWRLMSLVYPGLFNGSEKLNAIELTKRMAWGYGGVAESLGIQVNCKDEEIDHEKLIRFPNLSSIAAARFAHDHPSKVNGYWDYLDKLIQQEFLPKQHHKFDYRTRRRPFHIYKTDEKINPDNRDGQDYNGVMFSSKWLSEDMGLQDKEEIKTLRSLVEQAHKQSGFSDGSPSDWWVIVLADGDNMGKYVSGAKLENYDKYIVEDAVDKNNLNNENWLKLLDTKKRMGPATHVGLNRALLDFSNRLVPYLTEKRFCGKVIYSGGDDVMAVLPLEDLPEYLLSLRAAWCGGNDPYNEFKNEGGYWIPQSNIPGISNRPHFTMGAGATMSIGVVIAHKSVPLPTVLENIWEAEKERAKKLPDKDGLCFRVIYGGGNTLEAVMKGELLESWYGLVNSPSEELSPLLLRLAEELPRRAAVTENCQLFGKAANVIMNRRDESKKLDNFPSIVTWLNKWEDWVKRLEKEKQALASLLW
- a CDS encoding type III-B CRISPR module-associated Cmr3 family protein, coding for MYWYSIEPLDVLLFREAKPFSPSEGSWAKGQFPPLPITVFQSLRSALEQYQQKNRDLEFLGSFLLDQDDNLWLPTPKDLLAVSKRRINEEAGGDDLDEKTNDWHRIERLQPIEEKVRKYIPFDSDELKPMVTPSIKPDEFICGRPQPWIKADALIQYLQGETLTNSKDFHEDPWSVQILPHIRMQSGTRQVRDEEGYFTEVAIRLRSGWRLVAAISAKLEQMVVRLGGEGHRALISSLPDFQPWRNLATYEQPKDGSNFAYLLTPGIAEKQPALYGVYPINWQENLSGCVSDRPLLWGGVSTIQRKEQDKEFALLPQRAFVPPGTVYLFPWGTNVAMNDKGDTASATFKSLLQQQTSWQLGGQESLGRGFVELWSN
- a CDS encoding RAMP superfamily CRISPR-associated protein; translated protein: MTDSYHSWEKPKLKQPRNKISAGNTDGDGNIINNLSQPSPWLDHPDLPDKLSHNNASFVEYLRWMRVKSGDGTIDGGTILELFQEFKNNDVSKSLSRLTSRTKKLSHEWFEVTCPWRIRVGGTKGPESMLLPAFDALGMPYIPSSTLKGVARAIAMQDPNFTEEQIKHIFGDINPNSSMGLVIFLDAYPLPGEDKQGGLSPDMANSIWKWDRTTPPEYNTNPNVFISLKKSTFVIGLRQGNDCYEEIFNQVIVWLKRGLGYGIGSRVNTGYGSLDVKDEKPKRRLRILAVIFKLKGQLIHGGQKFTAWRPKDDGGWKPPGKALAEVRPTAFRSTMRYWFRALALGVLSNNQEIRDLELEIFGDIEPKPHTGLFRSEITNGRNQENTKKNENYSLAEGELILHHSSQTISLLENKKQALEQLLQNLTWLMFHLGGVGQGSRRPCYSRQNRSNPPWWRGASLTVISKDDFWKIPNNLNELKLIFRLRLQGFYTALQQFREKEEINYHHPRSILTPTPQTWAEVVDSNCRIVCVTGSTEKNKLFALAKLHEIEYQGRRYHRHLCGSTAKPSPVWIAEVGNFQVVTIFGVNEDSDNPRKQYLDKLQEQAGSNYSEIWNFI